The Alnus glutinosa chromosome 1, dhAlnGlut1.1, whole genome shotgun sequence region tagtatatattatatattcatcTTTTTCCCCGAAGTgccaaaccctaacctaatcATAACTTTGTCATGGATCTCAGTAGAAGGATTCACCGGTTATAGAGTGAAAACTCAAAAGAGATCCGttggaagagaagaagaagaaagtaaagaagatgtagggtttttttttttggtaaataaagATGCAGACTTTTGTTCTTTTAGTGAGTAAAAAGATGCAGACTTTGACAAGAGTGTAAACTAGAGTCCAGAGCTATCACATGGCTCGAAGCTTGGAAGATGCGTGCATTGGGCAACTAGCAGACTGATTAGTGGGAGCTAGCTGGCATGTTGACTGAGGCTTTGCAAGTAGAAGAATCGAGATAACTGGCTATGTGGCAGTCAGTTATTGGTGCAAGGTTGTAAATAGGAAGGGTAAAACTCGCCCAACCCAATGTACCTACCCACCTCGCAAAAAACCCTAGACatatatattaatctttttagttttttttccccctaatAAACCCAAGTCCTAAACTCTTCAGATGCGGTGCATATCCCCCAGAAACCTTCACTCTTCTTCTTTGCTCTTCAACCTCCACACTCCAGCTTGTCGTTGAGCCTTACttagagctctctctctctctctctctctctctctctctctctctctctctctgtctgtctgtctctctctctccaattgGCACAAGGACAGAAgacatgaagaagaagactccaTTCTTAGCTCCAcaacttgcaaaaaaaaaaaatgtaaaaaatgtttttacgTAATACTTCTCCGGCCTCCATGTTACTAATAtagtactctctctctcacacacacacttcCCAATCTGCATTTGTATAGGTTTCTATTTTCAAGTGATAATGTTGGAAAAACAATAGTCTCTTACCTGGTGAGGATGTCAAGTAGCAAAGAATCCGGTATATTACTTCCATATGAGACTGACATGATGGATGCATAAATTGACTTACCACACTCAAAACATGCAATGTTGGGATGGGTGTGAGACAAATAAAGCAACTTGCCAACCAAACGCTGATATCTAATGTAGTCCACTGGAGGACTTTCACTACTTTTACCAAACTTATCATTCACCTCTATTGGATTATCAATAGCTTTACATTTGATCATCTTTGTTTCCTTGAGAGGATCAAGGATATATTCCCGTTAGGAGATAAATATACCATGTTTCGACCTCGCTACTTCAATGCTCAGAAAATACTTCAACATGCCCAAGtctttcatttcaaattcatttAGAAGACAATTTTTTAAGTTTCGTATCTCCTTATCATCATTTCCTGTCACTAcaatatcatccacatacacAATAAGAGCTGTACCTCTCCTCGAGAAGAATGTTTGATAAGACATGTATGATTAGCTTGACTTTGTTTGTAATCAAATCTCTGCATAGCTCGGAAAAAAGATCCAATCATGCTCTCAAAGATTGTTTCATACTAAACAATGCCTTTTGCAATTTGCACACTTTACCCATAGAAAAGAACATTCAAGCCTAGGAGGAACTTCCATATAGACTTCTTCTAGATTGCCATGAAGAAATGTATTTTTCATGTCGAATTGAGACAACGGCCAATACAAATTTGCTGCCACCAAAAGTAGGATTCGAATTGAGTTCATCTTTGCTATCGGAGCAAATGTCTCCTCATAGTCAATTCCGTAGATTTGTGTAAAGCCTTTTGCAACCAATTTGACCTTGTAACATTCCATAGAACTATCCGACCTCATGCAACAGTAAGGCATCACCCCAGTTGAAATAGTATAcaatagagaaaagaaaagaagacaaatagAGAAAATGGTCTGAgaagagaatgccagaattagGGTTCTCCTCCTGCTCATGTTTTATTTATAGTTgccatatattttaaaaatacataaaccccccaaaataataataataaaacaacattacataaacaCATCAATAGTAGCTTTTTAGATTGTTAGAAGGTGCTtgtggatagcgcattgtatatCCTCGGCACGTTTCTCTATATTGGTAAATGACACCCTTTCTGGTTTTTTCAGCAGTTCTCGTGGacttagacagggtgatcctctgtcgcctctCTTATTTGTCATTTGTGATGGAAGCCCTTTGCAAGATGCTCGTTGTTTCTATTAGCCGGGGCTTTCTTTCAGGGTTCTCAGTGTGTTCTGGTAGCAACAGGGTGTTTGATATTTCCCATTTGTTGTTTGCAGACGATACTTTAATCTTCTGCGGGGCTAATCCCGATCATCTCCGTTTTCTTCgggttttatttttgtcatttgaagTTGTTTCGGGTTTAAAGATCAATATCGCCAAGTCAGTATTGGTTCCTGTGGGagatgtggataatatggatgaatTGGCTGGCATCATGGGTTGTGGTGTCTCCTCTCTACCTTTAAAGTATCtcggtcttccgttgggggcccctTTTAAGGCTAAATCCATTTGGGATGATGTAGTTGGTAAGATTGAAAGACGGCTAGCTAGTTGGAAGCGTATGTATCTGTCTAAGGGCGGTAGAGTTACTCTTATAAAGAGTACTTTATCTAACCTACCCACATACTTCCTTTCTTTGTTCCCTATTTCATCTAGTGTTGCCAGTCGTATAGAGAAGTTGCATCGAGATTTTTTGTGGGGAGGTCTAGGTGAAGAATTGAAATATCACCTGGTTAGCTGGTCCACAGCTTGTTCCCCTATTTCAGTaggtggtttgggcatcagGAATCTGAGGATCTTCAATCAGGCTTTGTTAGGGAAGTGGTTATGGTGTtttgtgcatgagagagaggctctgTGGAGAtcagttgtggatgcaaagtatggttcTACGTGGGCTGGATGGTGTTCCTTAGACCCCCATGGATCtcacggagtggggctttggaagaacattaggaaggggtggagtctGTTTAGTGGCCATACcagatttattttgggcaatGGATCCAGGATCAGATTCTGGGATGATGTGTGATGCGGAGAGATGCCCCTCAAGGAAGCCTTCCCAGGCTTGTATGACATAGCTTGTGACAAGAATTCGTTCATGGCATCTCATTTGATTCTGGAGAGCGAATCTTTTCTGTGGGATGTCAGATTTATTCGAGCGGtacacgattgggaggtggacgtcttgACTTCTTTCTTTACCTTATTGTATTCCATCAGTCTAGATTGTGATggggaagacaagctttggtggtctccttctcacaaaggtaagtttgatgttagatctttctataaggctcttgccttTAAGGAGACAAGtttttttccttggaaaagtatttggtgTACTAAagttcccttgaaagtggcaTTTTTCGCTTGGGCGGCAGTgttagggaagatccttactttggacaatcttagAAAGATGCAAgttattgtgattgatagatgttgtatgtgcaaaaagaatgaggagTATGTGgatcctcttcttctttattgtgaTGCCGCTTGCGCTCTTTGGAATGCCATCTTTAGCCGTTTCAGTctttcttgggttatgcctcgtcAGGTGGTTGATCTTTTCACTTGCTGGTGGACAGGAGGTCGCACTCGGAGTGCGGTTGTGTGAAAGATGGTTCATTGTTGCCTTATATGGTGCCTGTGGTGGGAATGCAATGATAGATAGTTCGATGACAAAGAAAGAGCcattgaggagctcatttctttttcttttattctttgtactcttggacggctGCGTTCCTCACCCCCTTAGTGAttaattttaatgattttcttgtcttgttctcttcttcttcttagtggCCGTTCTTGTATACTacctgtgtacttgatcgctTTTTGcgttttaaagaaatttttcttacttataaaaaaaaagattgttagaaggaaaaagaaatgtaAAGGTAATAGAAGCAGGAGTAAAGTTGCCACAGGTTCAGTATATTGTTTTCTCCTTGTGTAGGGGGGTGGAATAAATTGAGTTTTAAGAGCAAAGTGGTTTGATTCTTTATGCATTTTTGGAACTTCTTCAAGCTCagtcttatcaaaaaaattattttaggtaCCATATAATTAAATGCTGAATGAGGTTCTTCTTCATTGATCTTACTCTTAAGCCTTCATCTACTGTTTTTGTGACTCTGTAAGCTTTATTTAATATTTCTCTAGCTTATCCTTGCTAATGGTGAGGTTTCAGGTTAAGTACAAAACTTTCGATGAAATTGATGAGGATAAAAAATGGTGGAGGGTCCCTTTTGTTCTGGAATTTCTTCGGAAACATGGTTTTGAGTCTGCTCTGAAAATGGTTGTGGGCTCTGAGTCTGTACAAGCACGTCAGTTCGTAAAATATGCTTTTGGGCAGTTAAAGGCATTCAATGATGCAAAGCTTTGGAAGGGTCAGTTTTCAAATGTTGACAAGTATGACACAGGAGGACTGGAGAAATTGAATGATTCTATTGTGTCAGACATGACTTCACAAAAGGATAAAGATTCACAAGCCACTTTTAATGGCATGGGCTACAACAAAGAGAGCAAATTAGAGGATTTTCTTGCAGATAATGGTGGTATGGAGAATGGAGATGCCTTTGAACCAGTGACACCAGTTGGAGATTCAGTGCGTTCAGATAAACTTTTTTGGAGGGACTTTGCTGATGTTATCAATCAAAATGTTGTTCAGAAACTTGGTCTCTCTGTTCCCGAGAAACTAAAGTGGGACGGATTTGACTTATTAAATAGCATTGGCTTACAGTCACAAAAAATTGCAGAAGCAGGTTATATTGAATCAGGGCTTGCAACTTCAGAAGGTCCAGATAGCGAGATTGACAAAAAAATTGACTCACTTGGCATTAGCACAATTCAATCTTCAATACcagatattaaaaaattaacacagGATATAATGAGGCAAACTGATTCTGTTTTAGGAGCATTAATGCTTCTTAATGCAACAGTTTCTCAATTAAAGAAAGGTGGACGGCCTGTAGGAAAGAGTGAAACAAAAGAAGACGCTTTTACCAAACTGGAAGATAATAATGAAGTAGGATATTCCGAAAGTAAGACTCTTTCCAGCTCAAGGAATGGGTCAGTGGTGGATGAAAAGAGAGCTGAGGAGATGAAAGCACTTTTTTTAACTGCAGAAAGCGCCATGGAAGCTTGGGCGATGCTTGCCACTTCACTGGGCCATCCTAGTTTTATTAAGTCTGAGTTTGAGAAAATATGTTTCTTAGACAATGCATCCACAGACACACAGGTGAGCTTTTATTCCTCAGCAGGGAGTTCACTTTTTCTTGTTATATTTCTCTGAACTCAATAGAATGGAATATGTTACCTCAACCCTAATAAGTGGTGAAATTTCATcatttgaatttaagaaatgTATTCTGTCAATCGCTAAAATAGAGGGGGCTGCAGGTTGCTATTTGGCGTGATTCTGCTAGGAGAAGATTAGTAGTCGCTTTCAGAGGAACAGAACAAGTAGGTTATATCCCGTAGTTCTCCTCAGTGAAGTTGGGTTATTTGGCTCTCAGTTCAAATTGCtcatttacttatttttttcagGCACGATGGAAGGACTTGAGAACTGATCTGATGCTTGTTCCTGCTGGGTAATATATTATCTACCCAGGCTACAACTTGTTAAGtggtttgttaatatttttattccttttaaGAGACTTTTTCTGTCAATGTATCTAGTTTTATTGTCTGCAGTTCTTGAAAACAATGCCCTTACTAATTTGGTGGATGTGGGCTGCAATTGAGAGATTGCCCATCACCAGCATGAATTGCGATTTTGTCACTAGCTGAATAATACTTTGTTATATTTAGAGAAGAAATGTTGTGCTTATGCCTACCagaattatcttcttcttcttcttcttctttctttctcatttttttttttgttttttttgttgttgttgagatAATTCCATTAAAAGTACCACTTATTCTATATGCTTTCTTATGCTGATTCTTATTTCACATATGCAGGCTAAATCCTGAAAGGATAGGTGGAGACTTCAAGCAAGAAATTCAAGTATGTAAATGAATGGTAGATTGAATTGTGTTAAGTATTCATGAGATGCACCAAGTGTTAACGACTGTTGTTTACTTTAGTATAAGTGAAGGTGGTTTAATTATTTCAGGTTCACAGTGGTTTTCTAAGTGCATATGATTCGGTCAGGACAAGgataatttctctaattaaactTGCAATTGGTTGTATGTAAGTTGTTCTCTTGTTCAACTTTATTATGATCGTAAAGCTAACATCTTAATGTTGCATGAGAGAAATATGTTAGATGGTTATATTGTAAAAATTTGATAGGTTACTCAACTTCACATTTGTCAGAAATTTTCTCTTGAGGTTTCATTTACATGACATTTTTGACATACTTCAATTGTTTTAAAGCAATGGGATGCTTCTAGTAGCTTCTGATCTAATGTAAGCCATAATTTCTTGGATATTAGAAGAATGTTATATTTAGAACAATATGTgtgttttttattaatattttccccaaattttttgTGGTTTGAACATGTAGCTCTTAGCTTGATCACCATCTTCAACTACTATTACTGACAACTGAGAGCTAACTATTGCCTggcaaagaaaggaaaacaaaaagaaaaaaaaaaagtatacttTTTCCTTATGACTAATTTTAGATTATCCTTTATGTATATGGATAGGCTATTCAGGGTTTGGCTGGACATGTAGCActattatatatagatatttccTCAGGCTATGTTGGATAACTTAGACACTCTTGTCGTGCattgtgattattttttaacatgccAAATTATGTTAACATGCcctattgtgtttttttttttttggtgggacAGAGATGATCTTGCTGAGCCGATTCTCAAATGGCATGTGTATGTGACTGGTCATAGTTTAGGTGGTGCATTAGCTACCCTTCTTGCTCTTGAGCTTTCCTCTAGTCAGTTAGCTAAGTAAGTTCTTTATCTTTCTACTTCTGAAGTCATTATTCTTAATCCTTAATTACATCAAGTATGTAAGCGAGTGTGTTTTACATGCAAAATTTGTGTAGGCAAGAATTACTGTAGAAAGCTTTGAATGAAGCTTATGAGAGGTTTGATGTTTCCTTGAACTTAATCCAACCTTCCCATGTAAGCTCTGGTGTTCCTAACCAATTGTCTAACTTCTAGTTTTGGTAGCTTCTTAGTTTAAGAAGTTTAATTGGTTGGGATGgttggaagaatttttttttttgataagtaaactcaattaaaaaaaaaagaaaaaaagagcagAATGGTGCAACCCAAGTatacaagaaatatacaagagaaacaattaaccagaagaagaaaaaagaacaagaaaaacatgaaaactagaaatatCAAAGTCAAAGGCAGCTACCTAGTGATAAAGTGTCTTGAAGAAAAGCCTTTAATTCTACCACCATCCGCTCATTGTCTTTAAAACTTTGATCATTTCTTttcctccaaagacaccacattagGCAAGACAGACACATTGCAGCATTCTGAATACTACCCAATTGCTCTTTCCAGCAAGCGAAAAGGTTGACTACTCTTCTACGCATAACACAAGCTAGCCTTACATGACCGAAAATAGTATTCCATTGAGCACTAGCAATCTCACAATGAAGTAAAAGGTGGTCCACTAACTTCTTATTCTTTTAGCACATACAACACTAATCAACCCCTATGACATGTCAATTTCTTAGGTTATTCACGATGAGGATTTTCCCTTAAGTGTTTGACCAAGCAAATAATGACACTCTAATGGAAAACTTATTCTaccaaatactcctccaagggAAAGGAATACTAACATGGGAAATAAGGACAttgtagaaagatctaacatcaaacaaccctcTCTTGGAAAGAACCCAACAAAACTTGTCTTCACCCAACACTTCTTTGGTGTGTATCGTGAGTGGTCTTTATGTAAGTCTCCGTAAGTAAtgcttttgtttattattatagACTTATTCCTTATAATATTACTTATGTTCACAAAGACAGATGATAttgatctttattttattatttttttttttatataagtttaatgaaatttattACAAACCAAAGGGTGCACCCAAATacataagaagtatacaaaagaaaaaacctaaccagataaagaaagaagattAAAGAAAGTcataaaaactagaaatatgaaaacaatcaTAGGTAGCCATCTACTGGAAAAGGGTATTGAAGAAGAGGGCCTTTAACTCTGCCTCATTTCTCTCTCCAATTGATCACTTTGAGGGGATCAACCTCCAAATATTGCATAAAGCAATTGATGTTTTCACTGATTGAATTGCCATACGGCATCTAAATTTTATAGAGAGGGTTGCAACTTATTCTAGGAAGGTAATTATTATAGAATCACATACCTAATGAGAAGATTGCAAtcatgcaattattacaaaataatgCCTAAAAGTAAAGAGATTACAATTATATgcaattattatgattattgaAATTATTTTGGGAATACTTTAGGGATCCTATCATAAAGGACCACTTAGAGAATCATGtctcaatttcttttaaaaagttgtgGCCAAGACGTATTGATTGAAGGTAGAGTTTCCACTGCATTACCTGTTACTTAGTCGCCACTAAACCAAAACCCTTGAGGTGTACGATCTAAGGCTGAGCCTCCACCGACTCTCTAGGTCCTGC contains the following coding sequences:
- the LOC133872999 gene encoding uncharacterized protein LOC133872999 isoform X2, translated to MATHHQFHHCLASISPKLPYLRNPSFSRQFPASFPGKVRVFTFREKFEGRGGVYSVCCFCKTGSEIERVSVQEEENERPLFDINLGVILAGFAFEAYTSPPEHVGRFEVDAADCKTVYLSESFVREIYDGQLFIKLKKGLDLPAMDPWGTSDPYVVMQLDGQVAKSKVKWGTKEPTWNEDFTFNIKQPPTKLLQVAAWDANLVTPHKRMGNAGISLDCLCDGNSHEIIVELEGIGGGGKIQLEVKYKTFDEIDEDKKWWRVPFVLEFLRKHGFESALKMVVGSESVQARQFVKYAFGQLKAFNDAKLWKGQFSNVDKYDTGGLEKLNDSIVSDMTSQKDKDSQATFNGMGYNKESKLEDFLADNGGMENGDAFEPVTPVGDSVRSDKLFWRDFADVINQNVVQKLGLSVPEKLKWDGFDLLNSIGLQSQKIAEAGYIESGLATSEGPDSEIDKKIDSLGISTIQSSIPDIKKLTQDIMRQTDSVLGALMLLNATVSQLKKGGRPVGKSETKEDAFTKLEDNNEVGYSESKTLSSSRNGSVVDEKRAEEMKALFLTAESAMEAWAMLATSLGHPSFIKSEFEKICFLDNASTDTQVAIWRDSARRRLVVAFRGTEQARWKDLRTDLMLVPAGLNPERIGGDFKQEIQVHSGFLSAYDSVRTRIISLIKLAIGCIDDLAEPILKWHVYVTGHSLGGALATLLALELSSSQLAKRGAIFVTMYNFGSPRVGNKKFAELYNEKVKDSWRVINHRDIIPTVPRLMGYCHVAQPVYLAAGDLTDALENMELSGDGYQGDVLGESTPDVIVSEVMKGEKELIERILQTEINIYRSIRDGTALMQHMEDFYYITLLENVRSNYQTAMRLQSDEQRSL
- the LOC133872999 gene encoding uncharacterized protein LOC133872999 isoform X1, whose protein sequence is MATHHQFHHCLASISPKLPYLRNPSFSRQFPASFPGKVRVFTFREKFEGRGGVYSVCCFCKTGSEIERVSVQEEENERPLFDINLGVILAGFAFEAYTSPPEHVGRFEVDAADCKTVYLSESFVREIYDGQLFIKLKKGLDLPAMDPWGTSDPYVVMQLDGQVAKSKVKWGTKEPTWNEDFTFNIKQPPTKLLQVAAWDANLVTPHKRMGNAGISLDCLCDGNSHEIIVELEGIGGGGKIQLEVKYKTFDEIDEDKKWWRVPFVLEFLRKHGFESALKMVVGSESVQARQFVKYAFGQLKAFNDAKLWKGQFSNVDKYDTGGLEKLNDSIVSDMTSQKDKDSQATFNGMGYNKESKLEDFLADNGGMENGDAFEPVTPVGDSVRSDKLFWRDFADVINQNVVQKLGLSVPEKLKWDGFDLLNSIGLQSQKIAEAGYIESGLATSEGPDSEIDKKIDSLGISTIQSSIPDIKKLTQDIMRQTDSVLGALMLLNATVSQLKKGGRPVGKSETKEDAFTKLEDNNEVGYSESKTLSSSRNGSVVDEKRAEEMKALFLTAESAMEAWAMLATSLGHPSFIKSEFEKICFLDNASTDTQVAIWRDSARRRLVVAFRGTEQARWKDLRTDLMLVPAGLNPERIGGDFKQEIQVHSGFLSAYDSVRTRIISLIKLAIGCIDDLAEPILKWHVYVTGHSLGGALATLLALELSSSQLAKRGAIFVTMYNFGSPRVGNKKFAELYNEVKVKDSWRVINHRDIIPTVPRLMGYCHVAQPVYLAAGDLTDALENMELSGDGYQGDVLGESTPDVIVSEVMKGEKELIERILQTEINIYRSIRDGTALMQHMEDFYYITLLENVRSNYQTAMRLQSDEQRSL